One part of the Sphingobacterium sp. LZ7M1 genome encodes these proteins:
- the dtd gene encoding D-aminoacyl-tRNA deacylase has product MRAVIQRVTHASCTVDDQITGQIEDGLLVLLGVEEEDSKEDLQWLGQKIVNLRIFSDEQGLMNKSVQDIQGNILLISQFTLFAQTKKGNRPSFIRAGKPDKAKPMYEEMGKYLSSLLGKEVQMGIFGADMKIDLRNDGPVTIIMNTKDKDNF; this is encoded by the coding sequence ATGCGAGCAGTAATTCAAAGAGTGACACATGCATCCTGTACGGTAGACGATCAGATTACAGGACAAATTGAAGATGGTTTACTCGTTCTTTTGGGTGTAGAAGAAGAGGATTCAAAAGAAGACCTTCAATGGTTGGGACAGAAAATAGTCAATCTGAGGATATTTTCAGACGAACAAGGCTTAATGAACAAATCCGTTCAGGATATCCAAGGCAACATCCTATTGATCTCCCAATTTACCTTATTTGCTCAGACCAAGAAAGGGAATCGCCCTTCCTTTATCCGCGCTGGCAAGCCCGACAAGGCAAAACCTATGTATGAGGAAATGGGAAAGTATCTATCAAGCCTTCTGGGAAAGGAAGTACAAATGGGGATTTTCGGCGCTGATATGAAAATCGACCTCCGAAACGATGGTCCAGTTACCATTATCATGAATACTAAAGACAAAGACAACTTCTAA
- a CDS encoding nucleotide pyrophosphohydrolase encodes MTIKEAQEIVDKWISTTGVRYFNELTNTAMLMEEVGEVARIMARKYGEQSFKKSDEEVNLADEMADVLFVLICLANQTGIDLTSALEKNLDKKNMRDADRHKNNEKLKK; translated from the coding sequence ATGACAATCAAAGAAGCTCAGGAAATTGTAGACAAATGGATCAGTACCACTGGAGTTCGTTACTTCAACGAACTGACCAATACGGCCATGTTAATGGAAGAAGTTGGCGAGGTAGCCCGCATCATGGCCAGAAAGTACGGTGAACAGTCTTTTAAAAAATCAGATGAGGAAGTCAACCTAGCAGATGAAATGGCCGATGTACTCTTCGTTCTGATCTGCCTAGCGAATCAGACCGGAATAGACCTGACCTCTGCACTAGAAAAAAACCTTGACAAGAAAAATATGCGCGATGCAGATCGCCATAAAAATAATGAGAAGCTGAAGAAATAG
- a CDS encoding endonuclease/exonuclease/phosphatase family protein produces the protein MRILSLILLLFVSMQLKAQTVKILTYNIHHANPPSTPGKIDIEAIAKVINDANADIIGIQEVDINVSRSEMVNQAEKLAELTGTEYFFSKGIDLEKGYYGILILSKHKIVGKRRYDLPMPVKSENRSLAIVDVELPGGKVVSLANTHLDLKEENRIAQAEFINELGELYKKPLILVGDLNAKPESKPIQILEKYFVRNTISNQPTSPNVNTKNEIDYIMVLKNQDFNWKKYQVIKEEYASDHLPLYAEIEFK, from the coding sequence ATGCGAATACTGAGCCTGATCCTATTGCTTTTTGTGTCCATGCAACTGAAAGCGCAAACCGTAAAAATCCTGACCTACAATATTCACCATGCCAATCCACCTTCCACTCCTGGGAAAATTGATATTGAAGCTATCGCAAAGGTTATCAATGATGCGAATGCAGATATTATCGGTATCCAGGAAGTTGATATCAACGTCTCACGTTCGGAAATGGTAAACCAGGCAGAGAAACTGGCAGAACTTACTGGAACTGAATATTTCTTCTCTAAAGGAATCGACCTGGAGAAAGGCTATTATGGCATTTTGATCTTGAGTAAACATAAGATCGTAGGTAAAAGGAGGTATGATCTTCCTATGCCGGTGAAAAGTGAAAATCGTTCTTTGGCGATTGTAGATGTAGAGTTGCCTGGAGGAAAGGTCGTTTCATTGGCAAATACGCATCTGGACCTGAAGGAAGAGAACAGGATCGCGCAAGCGGAATTCATTAATGAACTTGGTGAGCTATATAAAAAACCATTGATCTTGGTTGGGGATTTGAATGCAAAACCGGAGTCTAAACCGATTCAGATCCTTGAAAAATATTTTGTTAGAAATACGATATCCAATCAGCCTACTTCTCCGAATGTTAATACAAAGAATGAAATCGATTATATCATGGTGCTAAAGAATCAGGATTTTAATTGGAAAAAGTATCAAGTGATCAAAGAAGAGTATGCTTCAGATCATTTGCCTTTGTATGCGGAGATTGAGTTTAAATAA
- the ggt gene encoding gamma-glutamyltransferase, protein MKKPNLIYLFLIVFFLGSCSVNQQTASNQTEYENGAVVTAHPIASEVGVEILKKGGNAVDAAIAVKFALAVVYPNAGNLGGGGFMVFRGRDGSVSSLDFREKAPQKASRDMYLDKDGNPITDLSLYGQLASGVPGSVAGMDAAYKKYGTIAWKDLVQPAIDLATKGFPITKQQAGEFNRYKARFQKFNPDGAAIIRDTEWKEGDLFVQTELAETLKRIAEQGRDGFYKGQTAEYIVAEMKRGNGIISLKDLEDYQASWRDPIVGKYKNYKVISMPPPSSGGVALMALLQSVEKYPLAKWGFQHDSTVRAMVEAERRVYADRATHLGDPDFYRVPIANLTDAKFNQDRMAKVNLDKATPSDQVKAAKFPGYESEETTHYSIVDKNGNAVSLTTTINGSYGSCVWVDGAGFLLNNEMDDFSVKPGSPNMYGLLGGKANSIEPGKRMLSAMTPTIIEEDGKLKMVVGTPGGSTIITSVFQTILNVLEFDMTAQESVSAARFHHQWQPDVIDVEEKAINDKTRQSLEEDGYKINKRGAIGRVENIVILKNGKLQTGADHRGDDQARGY, encoded by the coding sequence ATGAAAAAACCTAATTTGATTTATTTATTCTTAATCGTCTTTTTTCTGGGCTCTTGCTCAGTTAATCAACAGACTGCTTCCAACCAAACCGAGTATGAAAATGGAGCAGTTGTGACGGCTCACCCGATTGCTTCAGAGGTGGGAGTAGAGATCTTAAAAAAGGGCGGAAATGCTGTTGATGCAGCAATTGCTGTAAAATTTGCTCTAGCAGTAGTCTACCCTAACGCTGGAAACCTTGGGGGAGGTGGATTTATGGTATTTCGTGGAAGAGATGGTTCGGTATCATCCCTTGACTTCCGCGAAAAAGCACCTCAGAAAGCTTCCAGAGACATGTACTTGGACAAAGATGGAAACCCTATTACCGACCTAAGTCTTTACGGACAATTGGCCTCTGGTGTACCGGGATCTGTTGCCGGGATGGATGCTGCCTACAAAAAATATGGCACTATCGCTTGGAAAGACTTAGTTCAACCGGCCATCGACCTAGCAACAAAAGGCTTCCCGATCACCAAACAACAGGCTGGCGAATTCAACCGCTACAAAGCCCGCTTCCAAAAATTCAATCCTGATGGTGCTGCAATCATCCGCGACACGGAATGGAAAGAAGGCGACCTATTCGTACAAACTGAATTGGCTGAAACCTTGAAGCGAATTGCAGAACAAGGACGTGATGGCTTCTATAAGGGACAAACTGCCGAATACATCGTTGCAGAAATGAAACGTGGCAATGGTATCATCAGCTTAAAGGACCTTGAAGATTATCAGGCAAGCTGGAGAGACCCTATTGTAGGTAAGTACAAAAACTATAAAGTGATTTCTATGCCTCCTCCTTCTAGCGGTGGTGTGGCATTAATGGCACTATTGCAGTCCGTTGAGAAATACCCGCTTGCAAAATGGGGATTCCAGCATGACAGTACCGTACGTGCAATGGTCGAGGCTGAACGCCGTGTGTATGCAGACAGAGCTACCCACTTAGGTGATCCTGACTTTTACCGCGTACCGATCGCAAACCTGACCGACGCCAAGTTCAACCAGGACCGTATGGCTAAGGTAAACTTGGATAAAGCTACCCCTAGCGATCAGGTAAAAGCTGCCAAGTTCCCAGGTTACGAATCTGAAGAGACTACCCACTACAGCATCGTTGACAAGAATGGCAATGCCGTTTCCTTGACCACAACCATCAACGGTTCTTACGGATCATGTGTTTGGGTAGATGGTGCAGGATTCCTATTGAACAACGAAATGGATGACTTCTCCGTAAAGCCAGGTTCACCAAACATGTACGGCCTTCTAGGTGGTAAAGCAAATTCCATCGAACCCGGAAAAAGAATGCTTAGCGCCATGACACCAACCATCATCGAAGAAGATGGAAAACTGAAAATGGTTGTTGGTACGCCAGGTGGATCCACGATCATCACTTCGGTATTCCAAACCATCTTAAACGTATTGGAATTCGACATGACTGCACAAGAATCCGTGTCAGCAGCCCGTTTCCACCACCAATGGCAACCCGACGTAATCGACGTTGAAGAAAAAGCAATCAACGACAAAACTCGTCAAAGCCTTGAAGAGGACGGTTACAAAATCAATAAAAGAGGTGCTATCGGCCGCGTAGAAAACATCGTTATCCTCAAAAACGGAAAACTCCAAACCGGAGCCGACCATAGAGGCGATGACCAAGCGAGGGGATACTAA
- the cydB gene encoding cytochrome d ubiquinol oxidase subunit II, producing MEMFWFIILVFMLGMYVVLDGYDFGAGIVHLLFAKTDEERAAIRNAIGPFWDANEVWLIASGGVLFFAFPTLYASAFSGFYLPLMLVLWFLIFRAVGLELRGQIHNKLWERFWEKAFGMASLFLALFFGAALGNVVRGVNLGMVENGVSTQEPHYFFLQLWNPTLDPMSDVHGIIDWFTILLGIVSVFTLTIHGANWIILKTSTGLNQRLKGIIFKLNIALAFLVVLTAGLWQYVKPFPLNNLIGHAWLWIFPVIAGVGLIGQFWIKKFKKDGMGFLFSTLFILGSFATTVASLFPNVLPSTNSVNPSLTVYNVAGHEYGLSVGLYWFVIAFLLVVIYFIIQFRVFKGKLDDVGYH from the coding sequence ATGGAAATGTTTTGGTTTATCATTTTGGTCTTTATGTTGGGCATGTACGTGGTGCTGGATGGATATGATTTTGGAGCTGGTATTGTTCATTTATTATTTGCAAAAACCGATGAGGAGCGGGCAGCCATCCGCAATGCAATCGGTCCTTTTTGGGATGCCAATGAGGTTTGGTTGATTGCATCGGGAGGTGTTCTGTTTTTCGCATTTCCTACTTTATATGCTTCGGCATTCAGTGGGTTCTATTTGCCACTGATGCTGGTATTATGGTTTTTGATCTTTAGGGCCGTTGGTTTGGAGCTTCGTGGGCAGATCCACAATAAATTGTGGGAAAGGTTTTGGGAGAAGGCATTTGGCATGGCGAGTCTGTTTCTGGCCCTGTTCTTTGGGGCTGCATTGGGAAACGTGGTGCGTGGAGTGAACCTAGGCATGGTGGAGAATGGCGTGTCCACACAAGAACCCCATTATTTCTTCCTGCAATTATGGAATCCAACATTAGACCCTATGTCTGATGTTCACGGAATCATTGACTGGTTTACGATTTTATTGGGTATTGTTTCTGTATTTACGCTTACCATTCATGGCGCCAACTGGATTATTCTCAAAACCTCTACTGGCTTGAACCAAAGGTTGAAAGGCATCATTTTCAAATTGAATATTGCCCTTGCTTTTTTAGTGGTCCTAACAGCAGGGTTATGGCAATATGTAAAACCATTTCCACTCAATAACCTAATCGGACATGCCTGGTTATGGATTTTTCCTGTAATCGCTGGAGTAGGTTTGATTGGTCAGTTCTGGATCAAGAAATTTAAGAAAGATGGTATGGGATTTCTTTTCTCTACCTTATTTATCCTAGGGAGCTTTGCAACGACCGTTGCTTCACTCTTCCCAAATGTACTGCCATCAACCAATTCTGTCAATCCGTCCCTAACGGTCTACAATGTCGCCGGCCATGAATATGGCCTATCCGTGGGTCTATATTGGTTCGTGATAGCCTTCCTGCTGGTAGTTATTTACTTTATCATCCAATTTAGGGTATTTAAAGGTAAGCTGGATGATGTGGGGTATCATTAG
- a CDS encoding cytochrome ubiquinol oxidase subunit I has product MEDMILYNRLQFAFTITFHYLFPQLTMGLSLMIVYFKWRFLRTNNIIYNDASKFWMKIFALNFAMGVVTGIPMEFQFGTNWAKFSELTGGIIGQTLAMEGMFSFFLESSFLGMFIFGEKLLGHKLHFVAGLMVFIGSWASGYLILATHSWMQHPVGYEILENGKFVLNNFSALFTNPWLLPSYLHNQAGSLVTSAFFVSAVGAFYLLSNLHAEYGKIFLKTGVVFGLIASIAVAFPTGDMLAKNVVKHQPATFAAMEGIFETETGGSEIILIGQPDMENKKLDNKIAVPKVLSFLTYQRWDATIQGLNEFDEDIHPTNVPGLYYSYHIMAGLGTIFIGIMMIAAFLLWRKKLFQTKWVLWILMFMIPFPYIANTAGWYTAELGRQPWLVFNLMRMVDGVSPTVSSGNTLFTLLGFVGLYILLGLLFLMLVLKIIRKGPETNLALKS; this is encoded by the coding sequence ATGGAAGATATGATCCTCTACAACCGCCTGCAATTCGCATTTACCATTACCTTTCACTACCTCTTTCCGCAATTGACCATGGGTCTTTCACTCATGATCGTTTATTTCAAATGGAGATTTTTGAGGACCAATAACATCATCTATAATGATGCTTCCAAGTTTTGGATGAAGATCTTTGCACTGAATTTTGCGATGGGGGTGGTTACTGGGATTCCGATGGAGTTTCAGTTCGGGACAAATTGGGCGAAGTTTTCGGAATTGACTGGTGGGATAATTGGCCAGACCTTGGCAATGGAAGGGATGTTCTCCTTTTTCTTGGAGTCCTCCTTTCTAGGGATGTTTATTTTTGGGGAGAAGCTCTTGGGGCATAAGCTCCATTTTGTGGCGGGATTGATGGTCTTTATAGGCTCTTGGGCCTCGGGATACTTGATTCTGGCGACCCATTCCTGGATGCAGCATCCAGTAGGCTATGAGATCCTGGAAAACGGAAAATTTGTGCTCAATAATTTTTCTGCTCTATTTACTAATCCTTGGTTACTTCCTTCTTATTTGCATAATCAGGCCGGTTCATTAGTCACTTCAGCATTCTTTGTATCGGCTGTTGGGGCGTTCTATCTGTTGAGCAACCTGCATGCGGAATATGGAAAGATCTTCTTAAAGACGGGCGTTGTTTTTGGTTTGATTGCCTCGATTGCTGTAGCCTTTCCAACTGGGGATATGTTAGCAAAGAATGTGGTGAAGCACCAGCCCGCTACTTTCGCCGCGATGGAAGGGATCTTTGAAACTGAAACCGGTGGTTCAGAGATAATTTTGATTGGACAACCCGATATGGAGAACAAAAAGCTGGACAATAAGATTGCTGTCCCTAAGGTTTTGAGTTTCTTGACCTATCAACGTTGGGATGCCACCATTCAAGGGCTCAATGAATTTGATGAAGATATCCATCCGACAAACGTTCCTGGACTATATTACAGTTATCATATCATGGCTGGTTTAGGGACCATCTTTATTGGAATCATGATGATTGCTGCATTCCTGCTGTGGCGGAAAAAGCTATTTCAAACGAAATGGGTATTATGGATATTGATGTTCATGATTCCATTTCCTTATATCGCCAATACGGCAGGGTGGTACACTGCAGAATTGGGCAGACAGCCTTGGTTGGTCTTCAACCTGATGCGGATGGTCGATGGAGTTTCTCCTACGGTTTCTTCAGGAAACACCCTGTTTACCTTATTGGGGTTTGTAGGGCTGTATATTTTATTGGGTCTGTTGTTCTTGATGTTGGTATTGAAGATCATCAGAAAAGGTCCTGAAACTAATTTAGCACTAAAATCATAG
- the rmuC gene encoding DNA recombination protein RmuC, whose product MEVVYLVSLIVLVAICAFLIWRNARAVSREEHNRLQDATKDLQLEFAKIQEREKILIADRDRLYSELREESLARQTVERSLEGTNAYLQAQQEKFAEQRQEMENMKAQFNNEFQVMANKILEEKSFKFTQLNQQNISQVLDPLKEKIKTFEEKVEKSYQQESAERNVLKGVVEQLMQQSVQIKDEANNLARALKGDNKKQGNWGEVILERVLERSGLIKDQEYKLQASVQEADGRRFQPDAVIYLPDEKHLIVDAKLSLVAYERAVNADTEEDRLIFVKQHVQSIENHVRELSAKDYHSLYGIQSPDFVLLFIPIESSLSLAVNFKPELFSEAWDRRVVIVSPSTLLATLRTIASVWKQERQNRNVLEIAKEAGLLYDKFVGFLNDMDQLQGMIQKAADKHDEAMKKLSSGSGNVIRKIEQLKTLGAKANKQIGDKYLED is encoded by the coding sequence GTGGAAGTCGTCTATCTTGTTTCCCTTATCGTCCTTGTTGCTATCTGTGCCTTTCTTATTTGGCGCAACGCAAGGGCTGTGTCTAGGGAAGAGCATAATAGGCTGCAGGATGCTACCAAAGACCTCCAATTGGAATTTGCCAAAATTCAGGAGCGTGAAAAGATCTTGATTGCCGATCGAGACCGCCTGTACAGTGAACTGCGGGAAGAAAGCTTGGCGAGACAAACTGTAGAGCGGAGTTTGGAAGGGACGAATGCTTACCTACAGGCCCAACAGGAGAAATTTGCTGAGCAAAGGCAGGAAATGGAAAACATGAAAGCCCAGTTCAACAATGAGTTTCAGGTCATGGCCAATAAGATTTTGGAAGAAAAATCTTTCAAGTTTACGCAGTTGAACCAGCAGAATATTTCGCAGGTATTGGATCCCTTAAAAGAGAAGATCAAAACCTTTGAGGAGAAGGTGGAGAAGTCCTATCAGCAGGAATCGGCTGAGCGCAATGTTCTGAAGGGCGTAGTGGAACAATTGATGCAACAGAGCGTACAGATCAAGGATGAGGCAAATAACTTGGCCAGGGCGCTGAAAGGGGACAATAAGAAGCAAGGGAATTGGGGCGAGGTTATTTTAGAGCGAGTATTGGAACGTTCGGGTCTGATCAAGGACCAAGAATATAAGCTTCAGGCTTCTGTTCAGGAGGCGGATGGCAGAAGGTTTCAACCTGATGCCGTGATCTATTTACCCGATGAGAAGCATTTGATTGTCGATGCCAAATTATCATTGGTAGCCTATGAACGAGCTGTAAATGCAGATACCGAGGAGGATCGGTTAATATTTGTTAAACAGCATGTACAATCCATCGAGAACCATGTTAGGGAACTATCGGCCAAGGATTACCATTCGCTATATGGCATACAATCGCCAGATTTTGTTTTGCTGTTCATCCCAATTGAGTCTTCCTTAAGCCTAGCGGTAAACTTTAAACCAGAACTCTTCAGTGAGGCATGGGATAGACGCGTGGTGATCGTGAGCCCTTCGACTCTATTGGCCACTTTGAGGACAATCGCCAGTGTTTGGAAACAGGAAAGGCAGAACAGGAATGTCCTGGAGATCGCTAAGGAAGCAGGTTTGTTGTATGATAAGTTTGTTGGTTTCCTGAATGATATGGATCAGCTTCAGGGGATGATCCAAAAAGCCGCAGACAAGCATGATGAGGCCATGAAGAAGCTCAGTTCAGGCTCTGGAAATGTGATTCGGAAAATAGAACAGTTAAAGACACTTGGCGCTAAGGCCAATAAACAGATAGGGGATAAATACCTCGAAGATTAA
- a CDS encoding formimidoylglutamase produces MTLADFLSPISLKELGLPTEYYNSQFGHSIEKYTDVFPQWDEETGYPQIAIFGVEEGRSAVNNNGTQKAPDMVRKHLYDLYQGDYTVKIADLGNIRAGATVKDTYVAVKLVMEELMKKDILPILIGGGQDLTYAQYTSYENLEQRVDVAVIDSRFDLDQENAEDMPLNSQTYLNHLILHQPDYLFNLSNIGFQTYLVSKESINMYDKLFFNAMRLGSFSGKLDQAEPIIRSADMVSFDIGAIRASEACGNANAGPNGLYGDEACQLSRYAGMSDKCSSFGIYEYNPTFDPMGQTGMLIAQMIWCFIDGFYSRKKDAPMYPKSNYIIYRTTLEAEDYELVFVKSKKSDRWWMQVPYFGSKSVNERFYLVPCRYEDYQMAVAGEMPDLWWKTHQKLQ; encoded by the coding sequence ATGACTTTAGCTGATTTTTTATCACCCATCTCCCTAAAAGAATTAGGTCTTCCAACAGAATATTACAACTCACAATTCGGTCATTCCATCGAAAAATATACGGATGTATTTCCGCAATGGGATGAGGAAACAGGCTATCCGCAGATTGCTATTTTTGGTGTAGAAGAGGGACGGTCAGCAGTCAACAACAACGGTACGCAAAAAGCACCGGACATGGTCCGCAAGCATCTTTACGATCTCTATCAAGGGGATTACACCGTGAAGATCGCCGACCTGGGGAATATTAGAGCAGGAGCAACGGTAAAGGACACCTACGTGGCCGTAAAATTGGTAATGGAAGAATTGATGAAAAAAGATATCCTTCCTATACTGATTGGCGGCGGACAGGATCTGACCTATGCGCAGTATACATCGTATGAGAATCTGGAGCAACGTGTAGATGTTGCGGTCATCGATTCTAGGTTTGATCTGGATCAGGAGAATGCCGAGGATATGCCTTTGAATTCACAGACCTATCTTAACCATTTGATCTTACATCAGCCAGATTATTTGTTCAATCTTAGCAATATTGGATTTCAGACCTATCTAGTGAGCAAAGAGTCGATCAATATGTATGATAAATTGTTTTTCAATGCGATGCGATTGGGAAGCTTTTCGGGCAAGCTGGACCAAGCAGAGCCTATTATCCGTTCGGCGGATATGGTCAGTTTTGACATTGGTGCCATTCGTGCTTCAGAAGCTTGCGGAAATGCAAATGCAGGGCCTAATGGATTATATGGTGATGAGGCCTGTCAATTGTCAAGATATGCTGGCATGTCCGATAAATGCAGTTCTTTTGGAATCTATGAATACAACCCGACCTTTGATCCCATGGGCCAGACCGGCATGCTGATCGCCCAGATGATCTGGTGTTTCATCGATGGGTTCTATAGCCGTAAAAAGGATGCTCCGATGTATCCTAAATCTAATTATATCATCTACAGAACCACTTTGGAAGCAGAGGATTATGAGTTGGTTTTTGTGAAGAGCAAAAAGTCTGACCGTTGGTGGATGCAAGTTCCATACTTTGGCTCCAAATCTGTCAATGAACGTTTTTACCTAGTGCCATGCCGTTATGAGGATTATCAAATGGCAGTTGCTGGTGAAATGCCGGATCTATGGTGGAAAACCCATCAGAAACTACAGTAA
- a CDS encoding NAD-dependent epimerase/dehydratase family protein, translating into MILVTGGTGFLGSTLLQYLIDEGHSVIALKRSTSIIPDPLKSSSLIQWVDAEITDYFALEDIIPKVDQVYHCAAKVSYQKEDAAEIIDTNVEGTKHIVNLCLEHQKRLLHVSSIAALGFSKKGLPVTENDKWEFNPKISKYSLAKYESEMEVWRGVAEGLDAVIVNPSVIMGIGWGEKGSRAIFNMVNKGNKIYPLGSVGIVDVSDVAKIMILLMNSDISGQRFILNAENISNQDLLTKISELMNKPAPHIKATSLMLSVAWRLAKLGAAISGKKPALTKESARAANSKLQYDNSKIKETLGYTFKPLDQTLREVCEAYYL; encoded by the coding sequence GTGATATTAGTAACAGGCGGAACAGGTTTTTTAGGGTCTACGTTATTGCAGTACCTCATTGATGAGGGGCATAGTGTGATTGCTTTGAAAAGATCGACCTCCATTATTCCTGACCCCTTAAAGTCCTCATCACTCATCCAATGGGTGGATGCTGAAATAACAGATTATTTCGCCCTCGAAGACATTATCCCTAAAGTCGATCAAGTTTACCACTGTGCAGCCAAGGTTTCTTACCAAAAGGAAGATGCCGCTGAGATCATTGACACAAACGTTGAGGGTACCAAACACATTGTCAATCTCTGCCTGGAACACCAAAAAAGATTGCTCCACGTCAGTTCGATTGCCGCTTTGGGATTCAGCAAAAAAGGACTTCCGGTAACCGAAAATGACAAATGGGAATTTAACCCTAAGATCTCCAAATATTCTTTGGCGAAGTACGAAAGCGAAATGGAAGTCTGGAGAGGGGTCGCCGAAGGTCTGGACGCCGTAATTGTCAATCCTTCCGTTATCATGGGTATTGGATGGGGCGAAAAAGGCTCCCGTGCCATTTTCAACATGGTAAATAAAGGTAACAAGATCTATCCTTTGGGTTCTGTCGGAATCGTCGATGTTTCCGATGTGGCAAAGATCATGATCCTACTGATGAATTCTGATATTTCCGGCCAAAGGTTTATCCTCAATGCTGAGAATATCAGTAACCAAGACTTGCTGACCAAGATCAGTGAATTGATGAACAAGCCCGCACCACACATCAAGGCAACCTCGCTGATGCTTTCCGTAGCATGGCGTTTAGCAAAATTAGGTGCTGCGATCAGTGGGAAGAAACCTGCCCTGACCAAAGAGTCTGCTCGCGCAGCAAACAGTAAATTACAATACGACAATTCCAAAATAAAGGAAACGTTGGGCTATACATTTAAACCTCTGGATCAAACCCTAAGAGAAGTATGTGAAGCCTATTATTTATAG
- a CDS encoding HAD-IB family phosphatase, which produces MKNYYIIDFDSTFTQVEALDELARISLENHPDQEKIYNEIERFTNLAMEGKISFRESLAGRVSLLQANRQHLDKLIAHLKKKVSKSFSRNKDFFRENSDTAWIVSGGFKEFITPVVSPYHIKKENIYANTFKFDADGNIIGYDEANPLSDEGGKVKLLKQLNIEGRIFGIGDGYSDFQLKESGLIEKFYAFTENISRQSVTDKADHIAPSFDEFLYVNDLPRAISYPKNRILCLIVGDVPEIAAHILKRDGFSIRVKETLEEKYVKDVGMLLLGNGETIADDVLSRADKLKTIGYLGDVKGHISKAICTEKGIVVFDDKKNKKRNAEFIPRRMADFINNGDTDQSRNFPNLTLPGLTRAHRLLHIHKNVPGIMAQINKIYAENNINIFSQFLMTRGEIGYAVTDIDAAYDKQMLRQLKQVDNTIKFRILYK; this is translated from the coding sequence GTGAAAAACTATTACATCATAGACTTCGATAGCACTTTCACCCAAGTCGAAGCCCTAGACGAATTAGCAAGGATATCCTTAGAAAACCATCCTGACCAAGAGAAAATTTACAACGAAATCGAGCGCTTCACCAATTTGGCTATGGAAGGCAAGATTTCTTTCCGTGAAAGCTTGGCTGGACGTGTAAGTTTATTGCAGGCTAATCGCCAACATTTGGACAAACTGATCGCTCATCTAAAAAAGAAAGTTTCCAAATCTTTCAGTAGAAACAAAGACTTCTTTAGGGAGAATTCAGACACCGCTTGGATCGTTTCCGGTGGGTTCAAGGAATTTATTACCCCTGTAGTCAGTCCGTACCATATCAAAAAAGAAAACATCTACGCCAATACCTTCAAATTTGACGCTGATGGGAATATCATCGGTTATGACGAAGCCAACCCCCTATCGGATGAAGGAGGAAAGGTAAAGCTCTTAAAACAGCTCAATATCGAAGGTCGGATCTTTGGAATCGGTGATGGATATTCAGACTTCCAATTAAAAGAATCAGGCTTGATCGAAAAGTTCTATGCCTTTACCGAGAACATTTCCAGGCAATCGGTAACTGATAAAGCGGATCATATCGCACCAAGTTTTGACGAATTCCTATATGTGAATGACCTCCCTAGAGCTATCTCCTACCCAAAGAACAGAATCTTATGTCTTATTGTAGGTGATGTCCCTGAAATTGCTGCGCATATCTTGAAAAGAGATGGATTCTCCATCCGTGTCAAGGAGACATTGGAAGAGAAATATGTGAAGGACGTTGGCATGTTATTGTTGGGTAACGGAGAAACCATAGCAGATGATGTACTATCAAGAGCAGATAAATTAAAGACCATCGGCTATCTAGGCGATGTGAAGGGACATATCTCAAAAGCTATCTGTACGGAAAAAGGAATTGTGGTTTTTGACGACAAAAAGAACAAAAAACGAAATGCGGAATTTATCCCTCGCCGTATGGCTGACTTCATCAACAATGGTGATACAGATCAAAGCAGGAATTTCCCTAACCTAACCCTACCGGGCTTAACAAGGGCGCACCGTCTACTGCACATCCATAAGAACGTCCCTGGTATCATGGCGCAGATCAACAAGATCTACGCGGAAAATAATATCAACATCTTTTCTCAATTCTTGATGACTAGAGGTGAAATAGGTTATGCGGTTACAGATATCGATGCTGCTTACGATAAACAAATGCTTAGGCAATTGAAGCAGGTCGATAACACCATAAAATTTAGGATTTTATACAAGTAA